A window of the Harmonia axyridis chromosome 5, icHarAxyr1.1, whole genome shotgun sequence genome harbors these coding sequences:
- the LOC123680506 gene encoding vesicular integral-membrane protein VIP36 codes for MNTKRSFFYLLLAILNISYVKSEWNTKDFMKREHSLIKPYYGSGIDIPFWQFMGSTMVTPNYIRLTPDLQSKTGAIWNIVPVTVRNWDLQVQFKVHGKGKNLFGDGLAIWYAKDILQGGPVFGNKDFFQGLAVILDTYSNHNGPHNHQHPYISAMVNNGSLHYDHDRDGTHTQLAGCEAKFRNVDHDTHVSIRYEKDVLTVSTDIENRAAWKECLKVDGVILPTGYHLGLSATTGDLSDNHDVISVRLFELDLPSDPSPSEDRSQVLPSATHFEPAREHVEDQKSSSWSGIKLFLVMLLVGILLVVVVVIGIMFYQKQQEKSRKHFY; via the exons ATGAACACCAAACGAAGCTTTTTCTATTTATTACTAGCGATACTCAATATAAGTTACGTAAAATCAGAATGGAATACAAAAGACTTTATGAAAAGAGAACATTCTCTAATAAAGCCCTATTATG gATCAGGAATTGATATACCTTTTTGGCAGTTCATGGGAAGTACAATGGTTACTCCCAATTATATTAGATTAACTCCTGATCTCCAGAGTAAAACAGGAGCTATTTGGAATATAGTG CCAGTTACGGTAAGAAACTGGGATTTGCAAGTCCAATTTAAAGTCCATGGAAAGGGGAAAAACTTATTTGGAGATGGATTGGCTATATGGTATGCCAAAGATATTTTACAAGGAGGTCCAGTTTTTGGCAACAAAGATTTCTTCCAAGGACTAGCAGTCATTTTAGATACTTACAGTAATCATAATGGACCTCATAAT CATCAACATCCTTATATTTCCGCGATGGTAAACAATGGTAGTCTCCATTACGATCATGACAGGGATGGTACACACACCCAATTGGCAGGATGTGAGGCCAAATTCAGAAATGTTGATCATGATACTCATGTTTCAATCAGATATGAAAAGGATGTATTGACAg TGTCAACTGATATTGAGAATAGAGCAGCTTGGAAAGAGTGCTTGAAAGTTGATGGTGTTATTTTGCCTACTGGTTATCATTTGGGATTGTCTGCAACAACTGGAGACCTTTCCGATAACCACGATGTCATATCAGTTAGGTTGTTCGAGTTGGATCTGCCTAGTGAT ccAAGTCCAAGTGAGGATCGTAGCCAAGTATTACCGTCGGCTACCCATTTCGAACCAGCTAGAGAACATGTAGAAGATCAGAAATCTTCCAGTTGGTCAGGAATCAAGCTATTCCTGGTAATGCTCCTAGTTGGAATCCTCTTAGTGGTAGTTGTTGTGATAGGTATAATGTTTTATCAGAAACAACAGGAGAAAAGTAGAAAGCATTTTTATTAA